A region from the Acuticoccus sediminis genome encodes:
- a CDS encoding tripartite tricarboxylate transporter TctB family protein — MRVGDAVIGVLVVILGLAVSWSAWSLPNLPNQSYGAATFPVAIGICLMGLGAVMAITGVTRGNGFTLAAEGWGRSPGSWLRLALVVVLIVIFVMVADKLGFLIAGTGLMFALLVTFRTNVFVALLVSPVATYVVAWAFGNLLRVPLPRGLLSSLW, encoded by the coding sequence ATGCGCGTCGGTGACGCAGTAATCGGCGTGCTCGTCGTCATTCTCGGCCTCGCCGTGTCGTGGAGCGCGTGGTCGCTGCCGAACCTGCCGAACCAGTCCTACGGGGCGGCAACGTTCCCGGTGGCGATCGGCATCTGCCTCATGGGGCTCGGCGCTGTGATGGCGATCACGGGTGTCACCCGCGGCAACGGCTTCACGCTCGCCGCGGAGGGGTGGGGGCGCTCGCCCGGCTCGTGGCTGCGCCTCGCCCTGGTCGTCGTCCTCATCGTCATCTTCGTGATGGTGGCGGACAAGCTCGGCTTCCTCATCGCCGGCACCGGACTGATGTTCGCGCTGCTGGTGACGTTCCGCACCAACGTGTTCGTGGCGCTCCTCGTCTCGCCCGTCGCGACGTACGTCGTCGCGTGGGCGTTCGGCAATCTGCTGCGCGTGCCGCTGCCGCGCGGCCTGCTCTCAAGTTTGTGGTAG
- a CDS encoding tripartite tricarboxylate transporter substrate binding protein — translation MMLAGAASAPAYAEYPDRPIQLVVPWGAGGGTDAVGRIFATLLEKELGQPVNVVNRTGGSGVVGHTAISSARPDGYTLGVMTVEITMMHHQGLTPLTYKDYDVLALVNADPGGVMVAADSGYGSLEDLLTAIKNEPAGTLKASGTGQGGIWHVGLAGWLMSEGVDPNKVTWVPSQGAAPGLTDMVAGGVDIVTASLPEGRALIEAGKVKPLATMGAERQPIFPDTPTLAEADGSDWTVAAWRALVAPKGLPEDVAAKLESAIETAYKSDEFQSFMKDRGFGLMWLSGDEATDFMGKSDEDFGKVMKEAGLVQ, via the coding sequence ATGATGCTCGCCGGCGCTGCGAGCGCCCCGGCCTACGCCGAATACCCCGACCGTCCGATCCAGCTCGTCGTGCCCTGGGGCGCGGGTGGCGGCACGGACGCGGTCGGCCGCATCTTCGCGACGCTCCTGGAGAAGGAGCTCGGCCAGCCGGTCAACGTGGTGAACCGCACGGGCGGCTCCGGCGTCGTCGGCCACACGGCGATCTCCTCGGCCCGTCCGGACGGGTACACGCTCGGCGTGATGACCGTCGAGATCACCATGATGCACCACCAGGGCCTCACCCCGCTCACCTACAAAGACTATGACGTCCTGGCGCTGGTGAACGCCGATCCGGGCGGCGTGATGGTCGCGGCCGATTCCGGCTACGGGTCGCTGGAAGATCTTCTGACTGCGATCAAGAACGAGCCGGCCGGGACCCTCAAGGCGTCCGGGACGGGGCAGGGCGGCATCTGGCACGTCGGCCTCGCGGGCTGGCTGATGTCGGAAGGCGTCGACCCCAACAAGGTGACCTGGGTGCCGAGCCAGGGCGCCGCGCCGGGCCTCACCGACATGGTCGCCGGCGGCGTCGACATCGTCACCGCGTCGCTGCCCGAGGGCCGCGCGCTGATCGAGGCCGGGAAGGTGAAGCCGCTGGCCACGATGGGCGCCGAGCGTCAGCCGATCTTCCCGGACACACCGACCCTCGCCGAGGCGGACGGGTCCGACTGGACCGTCGCCGCGTGGCGTGCGCTGGTGGCGCCGAAGGGGCTGCCGGAGGACGTCGCGGCCAAGCTCGAGAGCGCCATCGAGACCGCCTACAAGAGCGACGAGTTCCAGTCCTTCATGAAGGACCGCGGCTTCGGCCTGATGTGGTTGTCGGGCGACGAGGCGACCGACTTCATGGGCAAGTCCGACGAGGACTTCGGCAAGGTCATGAAGGAAGCCGGGCTCGTCCAGTAG
- a CDS encoding AMP-binding protein gives MSLPPGGHVLADGTIHVPAQGTAKDFAAIEEIGSRSVLCALRDTLSKAGPRAVALEDADRRPMTYRDLVRAAAAFSRVLKRSLPPDADTVAIMLPSSVAAAIAYYAALAAGLRPAMLNFTAGEAVLRHAVGSSGAAAVITADRFLAVADLEALAEGLATVVPVLKLEEMRKSVGWRDKAFAAVAHPLGLLPRPSPDDTAAIIFTSGSEGQPKGVVLSHRNLLSNCGQVHQHLPLDRVRVFFNPMPVFHSLGLGPGMILPLSFGMKLVLHPSPLRIKEVTQRIAETQANVLLTTDTFLRQYARVGADGSLSTLQFAVCGAERVRVETRTLVRSRFGFEVVEGYGVTETSPVIAVNHPDEIRDGTVGRMVPALEARLEPVPGLDDGWRLHVRGPNVMKGYIGQGGAIVPPPDGWHDTGDVVAFESGFLAVRGRLKRFAKLGGEMTSLVTVENLAGAVWPEFQHAATAVAGGKKGEIIVLLTESPDVQREGLQAELQRVALPERYLPARIFHVEKIPLLGTGKLDTVAATRLAEALVAAEQQGGPPAQATG, from the coding sequence GTGAGCCTTCCCCCCGGTGGCCACGTCCTCGCCGACGGGACGATCCACGTTCCGGCACAGGGGACGGCGAAGGACTTCGCCGCCATCGAGGAAATCGGCTCGCGCAGCGTCCTGTGCGCGCTGCGTGACACCCTGTCGAAGGCCGGCCCAAGGGCGGTCGCGCTGGAGGACGCCGATCGCCGGCCGATGACCTACCGCGATCTGGTGCGCGCGGCGGCGGCCTTCTCCCGCGTCCTGAAGCGCTCGCTGCCCCCGGACGCCGACACGGTCGCGATCATGCTGCCGTCCAGCGTTGCGGCCGCCATCGCCTACTATGCCGCGCTGGCGGCGGGCCTGCGCCCGGCGATGCTGAACTTCACCGCGGGGGAGGCGGTGCTGCGCCACGCCGTCGGCTCGTCGGGAGCCGCGGCGGTGATCACCGCGGACCGCTTCCTGGCCGTGGCGGACCTTGAGGCGCTGGCCGAGGGGCTCGCGACGGTGGTCCCGGTCCTGAAGCTTGAGGAGATGCGCAAGTCCGTCGGCTGGCGCGACAAGGCCTTCGCCGCCGTCGCCCACCCGCTCGGCCTCCTGCCGCGCCCGTCGCCCGACGATACGGCGGCGATCATCTTCACGTCCGGCTCGGAGGGGCAGCCGAAGGGGGTGGTGCTCAGCCATCGCAACCTCCTGTCCAACTGCGGCCAGGTCCACCAGCACCTGCCGCTCGACCGGGTGAGGGTGTTCTTCAATCCGATGCCGGTGTTCCACTCCCTCGGCCTCGGGCCGGGAATGATCCTGCCGCTGTCGTTCGGCATGAAGCTCGTGCTCCATCCGTCACCGCTGCGCATCAAGGAGGTGACGCAGCGCATCGCCGAGACGCAGGCCAACGTCCTCCTCACCACGGACACGTTCCTGCGCCAGTACGCCCGCGTCGGTGCGGACGGCAGCCTCTCGACGCTGCAGTTCGCCGTCTGCGGCGCCGAGCGCGTCCGGGTCGAGACGCGCACGCTGGTGCGCTCGCGCTTCGGCTTCGAGGTGGTGGAGGGCTACGGGGTGACGGAGACGAGCCCCGTCATCGCGGTCAACCACCCGGACGAGATCCGCGACGGCACGGTGGGGCGCATGGTTCCCGCGCTTGAGGCGCGGCTCGAGCCGGTGCCGGGCCTCGACGACGGGTGGCGGCTCCACGTGCGCGGGCCGAACGTCATGAAGGGCTACATCGGCCAGGGCGGTGCGATCGTGCCGCCGCCCGACGGCTGGCACGACACCGGCGACGTCGTGGCCTTCGAGAGCGGTTTTCTCGCGGTGCGCGGCCGGCTGAAGCGATTCGCCAAGCTCGGCGGCGAGATGACCTCGCTGGTGACGGTGGAGAACCTCGCGGGCGCCGTGTGGCCGGAGTTCCAGCACGCCGCCACCGCCGTTGCGGGCGGCAAGAAGGGCGAGATCATCGTCCTCCTGACGGAAAGCCCGGACGTGCAGCGCGAGGGTCTGCAGGCCGAGCTGCAGCGCGTCGCGCTGCCGGAGCGGTATCTCCCGGCGCGGATCTTCCACGTCGAGAAGATCCCGCTGCTGGGGACCGGCAAGCTCGACACCGTCGCCGCCACGCGGCTCGCCGAGGCGCTCGTCGCAGCCGAACAGCAGGGCGGGCCGCCGGCGCAGGCCACGGGCTGA
- a CDS encoding phytanoyl-CoA dioxygenase family protein produces MGKAHTGLTEAEVEQYRRDGYVFPVPVMSREEAAAYRARLEAFEAASGGPIAGNMRHKSHLLFTWANEIAHHPRILDAVESILGPDILLWGSSFFIKEPHTTAYVSWHQDATYWGLDGSDVVTAWVALADAPVESGAMTFWPRSHQQLQLPHKDTFAEDNLLSRGQEIAVEVPETEGVAVPLRAGEMSLHHVLLVHGSKANTTSDRRIGFALRYIPTRLAQTKAEDRAMLVRGTDTYGHFALEPQPVADLDEAALAAHAESMGAQVAALYQGTDRKEFRA; encoded by the coding sequence ATGGGTAAGGCACACACGGGACTGACCGAGGCCGAGGTCGAACAATACCGGCGGGACGGCTACGTCTTCCCGGTTCCGGTCATGAGCCGCGAGGAGGCGGCCGCCTATCGCGCCCGGCTCGAGGCGTTCGAGGCGGCGAGCGGCGGCCCCATCGCCGGCAACATGCGTCACAAGAGCCATCTCCTCTTCACCTGGGCGAACGAGATCGCCCACCATCCGAGGATCCTCGACGCGGTGGAATCGATCCTCGGGCCGGACATCCTTCTCTGGGGCTCGTCCTTCTTCATCAAGGAACCGCACACGACCGCGTACGTCTCCTGGCACCAGGACGCGACATATTGGGGGCTCGACGGGTCAGACGTCGTCACCGCATGGGTCGCGCTCGCCGACGCCCCGGTGGAATCGGGCGCCATGACCTTCTGGCCGAGGAGCCATCAGCAGTTGCAGCTACCCCACAAGGACACCTTCGCGGAGGACAACCTCCTCTCGCGCGGGCAGGAGATCGCCGTGGAAGTGCCCGAGACCGAGGGTGTCGCGGTGCCCCTCAGGGCCGGCGAGATGAGCCTCCACCACGTCCTTCTGGTGCACGGGTCCAAGGCCAACACCACGTCGGACCGGCGCATCGGCTTCGCGCTGCGCTACATCCCGACCCGCCTCGCCCAGACCAAGGCGGAGGACCGGGCGATGCTGGTGCGCGGGACGGACACGTATGGTCACTTCGCGCTCGAGCCGCAGCCGGTCGCCGACCTCGACGAGGCGGCGCTCGCCGCGCACGCCGAATCGATGGGGGCGCAGGTGGCGGCGCTCTACCAGGGCACCGACCGCAAAGAGTTCCGCGCGTGA
- the bfr gene encoding bacterioferritin, with protein MKGSERVLERLNQALFLELGAVNQYWLHYRLLDDWGLTKLAKKERAESIEEMQHADKLIDRIIFLEGHPNLQTVAPLRIGTNVKEVLEADLAGEYEAQKTYAESREICHQERDYVSKELFDALLADEEGHIDFLETQLDLLGKIGEERYMLLNAESADTAE; from the coding sequence ATGAAGGGTAGCGAACGGGTCCTCGAGCGATTGAACCAGGCCCTGTTTCTGGAGCTGGGCGCGGTCAATCAATACTGGCTGCACTACCGGCTGCTGGACGACTGGGGCCTGACCAAGCTCGCCAAGAAGGAGCGGGCCGAATCGATCGAGGAGATGCAACACGCGGACAAGCTGATCGACCGCATCATCTTCCTCGAAGGGCACCCGAACCTGCAGACGGTCGCGCCCCTGCGCATCGGCACCAACGTCAAGGAGGTCCTCGAGGCGGACCTCGCCGGCGAGTACGAGGCGCAGAAGACCTACGCCGAATCGCGCGAGATCTGCCACCAGGAGCGTGACTACGTCTCCAAGGAGCTGTTCGACGCGCTCCTCGCGGACGAAGAGGGTCACATCGACTTCCTCGAGACCCAGCTCGACCTTCTCGGCAAGATCGGCGAGGAGCGCTACATGCTGCTCAACGCCGAATCGGCGGACACGGCCGAGTAA
- a CDS encoding (2Fe-2S)-binding protein — translation MIVCHCNVIKRAEVQAVIRQIMADDPTQALEPHCIYRVLNKRGRCCCCFPTVCRIVDDMLADAVTGAAVLMPLAGRDEAIPLGGTA, via the coding sequence ATGATCGTGTGCCACTGCAACGTCATCAAGCGCGCCGAGGTCCAGGCGGTGATCCGTCAGATCATGGCGGACGATCCCACCCAGGCGCTCGAGCCGCACTGCATCTACCGCGTCCTCAACAAGCGCGGCCGGTGCTGCTGCTGCTTCCCGACCGTCTGCCGCATCGTCGACGACATGCTCGCCGATGCGGTGACCGGCGCTGCCGTCCTCATGCCGCTCGCCGGCCGCGACGAGGCGATCCCGCTCGGCGGGACCGCATGA
- the modA gene encoding molybdate ABC transporter substrate-binding protein, whose translation MLALTSARAAAAALLTSALLFGAPGRAAADEVIAAVAANFTDATREIAAAFQEATGHTVSPSFASSGKLFAQISHGAPFQVFLSADTEKPERAVADGLAVAGTRFPYASGRLVLWSAASGAFDDGAAYLAAGNFAHVAIANPKTAPYGAAALEVLEKLGVATAVAAKLVTGDNITQAFQFIATGNAEAGFVAASQVIAWDGAKGTLWEIPAELYSPILQEAVLLKPGEASEAARAFLAFLSSDAAREIIARHGYGLPSGPEDVALLTAHE comes from the coding sequence ATGCTCGCTCTCACTTCGGCCCGTGCCGCCGCCGCAGCCCTGCTCACCTCCGCCCTCCTCTTCGGAGCGCCCGGGCGGGCGGCGGCCGACGAGGTGATCGCCGCGGTCGCCGCCAACTTCACGGACGCGACGCGCGAGATCGCCGCCGCCTTCCAGGAGGCGACGGGGCACACCGTGTCGCCAAGCTTCGCCTCAAGCGGCAAGCTCTTCGCACAGATCAGCCACGGCGCGCCGTTCCAGGTGTTCCTGTCGGCCGACACCGAGAAGCCGGAACGCGCCGTGGCCGACGGCCTCGCCGTTGCCGGCACGCGCTTCCCCTATGCGAGCGGCCGGCTCGTCCTGTGGAGCGCGGCGTCCGGTGCCTTCGATGACGGCGCGGCCTACCTCGCTGCGGGTAACTTCGCGCACGTCGCGATCGCGAATCCGAAGACGGCGCCCTACGGCGCGGCGGCGCTCGAGGTGCTGGAGAAGCTCGGCGTCGCCACTGCGGTCGCCGCCAAGTTGGTGACGGGCGACAACATCACCCAGGCCTTCCAGTTCATCGCGACCGGGAACGCCGAGGCGGGTTTCGTCGCCGCGTCGCAGGTGATCGCGTGGGACGGCGCCAAGGGGACCTTGTGGGAGATCCCGGCCGAGCTCTACTCGCCGATCCTGCAGGAGGCGGTGCTCCTGAAGCCGGGCGAGGCCAGCGAAGCGGCACGCGCCTTCCTCGCCTTCCTTTCGAGCGATGCCGCACGTGAGATCATCGCCCGGCACGGCTACGGCCTCCCGTCGGGGCCGGAGGACGTCGCGCTCCTGACGGCCCACGAGTAG
- the modB gene encoding molybdate ABC transporter permease subunit, with product MAFDWTPVFLSAKLAGVTTVLLLLVGTPIAWALSRMRHWAKGPLTAIVALPLVLPPTVLGFYLLIVLSPTGPVGQAMRAAGLGTLPFTFAGLVVASVLYSLPFAVQPLQNAFEAIGERPMEAAATLRAGPFDRFLTVAVPLARAGFLTAAVLTFAHTVGEFGVVLMIGGNIAGETKVMSVAIYDHVETMDYAGAHRLSAGMLAFAFAVLIALHALNRRDVDRGR from the coding sequence GTGGCGTTCGACTGGACCCCGGTGTTCCTGAGCGCGAAGCTCGCCGGGGTGACGACGGTGCTCCTGCTTCTCGTCGGCACGCCGATCGCCTGGGCGCTGTCGCGGATGCGGCACTGGGCGAAGGGGCCGTTGACGGCGATCGTCGCCCTGCCCCTCGTGCTGCCGCCGACGGTGCTGGGCTTCTACCTCCTCATCGTTCTCAGCCCCACCGGACCGGTGGGGCAGGCGATGCGGGCGGCGGGTCTCGGCACCTTGCCGTTCACCTTCGCCGGCCTCGTCGTGGCGTCGGTGCTCTACTCGCTGCCGTTCGCCGTGCAGCCGCTTCAGAATGCGTTCGAGGCGATCGGCGAGCGGCCGATGGAGGCGGCCGCCACGCTGCGGGCGGGCCCGTTCGACCGCTTCCTCACGGTGGCGGTGCCGCTCGCACGGGCGGGCTTTCTCACCGCCGCGGTGCTGACATTCGCCCACACGGTCGGCGAGTTCGGCGTGGTGCTGATGATCGGCGGCAACATCGCCGGGGAGACCAAGGTCATGTCGGTCGCGATCTACGATCATGTCGAGACGATGGACTATGCCGGCGCGCACCGCTTGTCGGCCGGGATGCTTGCCTTCGCATTCGCTGTCCTCATCGCACTCCACGCCCTCAACCGCCGCGACGTCGATCGCGGCCGCTGA
- the modC gene encoding molybdenum ABC transporter ATP-binding protein, with the protein MTIEAMFRRTLGAFDLDVSLALPGTGVTALFGHSGSGKTTTLRCVAGLERAAGRLCVNGAVWQDGRRFVPVHRRPLAYVFQEASLFPHLSVRANLAYGERRVPGCDRRIWFEQAVTWLGLGHLLDRAPGKLSGGERQRVAIARALLTSPRLLLMDEPLSALDHQSRRDILPYLEHLRDTLSIPILYVTHAPDEVARLASHLVVLDNGRVAASGPLTATMAAVGLKTPESDSGVAFEATVVEREARWALMRAAFPGGSMWVRDDGRPLGARIRLRVLARDVSLALERAVDGSILNVLPARVLDCAPGDHPSVVMARIALGGSPERLRGGGNADRGTTLPAMDGETPLVSRLTARSMETLALGPGTPVWAQIKSAAVIG; encoded by the coding sequence ATGACCATCGAAGCCATGTTCCGCCGTACGCTCGGCGCCTTCGATCTCGACGTCTCGCTCGCCCTGCCGGGGACGGGGGTGACGGCGCTGTTCGGCCACTCGGGGTCGGGCAAGACGACGACGCTGCGATGCGTCGCCGGACTGGAACGGGCCGCGGGGCGCCTGTGCGTCAACGGGGCGGTGTGGCAGGACGGACGGCGGTTCGTGCCGGTCCATCGCCGCCCGCTCGCGTACGTCTTCCAGGAGGCGAGCCTCTTCCCTCACCTCTCGGTCCGCGCCAACCTCGCCTATGGCGAAAGGCGCGTCCCCGGGTGCGACCGGCGCATCTGGTTCGAGCAGGCGGTGACGTGGCTGGGGCTCGGGCATCTCCTCGACCGCGCACCCGGCAAGCTCTCGGGCGGAGAGCGTCAGCGGGTCGCGATCGCACGGGCATTGTTGACGAGCCCGCGCCTCCTCCTGATGGACGAACCGCTGTCGGCGCTCGACCACCAGAGCCGCCGGGACATCCTTCCCTACCTCGAGCACCTGCGGGACACGCTGTCGATCCCGATCCTCTACGTCACGCACGCGCCGGACGAGGTGGCGCGGCTCGCGAGCCATCTGGTGGTGCTCGACAACGGCCGCGTGGCCGCCAGCGGCCCGCTGACCGCGACGATGGCCGCGGTCGGTCTGAAGACCCCGGAATCGGACTCCGGAGTGGCGTTCGAGGCGACGGTAGTCGAGCGGGAGGCGCGGTGGGCGCTGATGCGGGCCGCCTTTCCGGGCGGCAGCATGTGGGTGCGGGACGACGGGCGGCCGCTCGGTGCGCGCATCCGGCTGCGGGTGCTGGCGCGCGACGTCTCGCTGGCGCTGGAGCGGGCGGTCGACGGCAGCATCCTCAATGTGCTCCCGGCGCGAGTGCTGGATTGCGCCCCGGGCGATCATCCGTCGGTGGTGATGGCGCGGATCGCCCTCGGCGGATCGCCCGAGCGCCTGCGCGGCGGCGGCAACGCGGACCGGGGCACGACGCTGCCGGCGATGGACGGGGAGACACCGCTGGTGTCGCGCCTCACTGCCCGCTCGATGGAGACGCTGGCGCTCGGCCCCGGCACTCCCGTCTGGGCGCAGATCAAGTCCGCCGCAGTGATCGGCTGA
- a CDS encoding group II truncated hemoglobin — translation MSVADDVTLAELTLYERLGGANAIDHLVDTFYAQMDTVPEAATIRAMHPDDLGPIKAILKRYLTEWTGGPRLYSPEKGHPRLRSRHVGFPIGEAERDAWLSCMRTALSVAIADDVARIEIYTNMAKLADWMRNLPGNPHDARRAGH, via the coding sequence ATGAGCGTAGCGGACGACGTCACTCTGGCGGAGCTTACCCTCTACGAGAGACTGGGCGGTGCGAACGCGATCGACCATCTGGTCGACACCTTCTACGCCCAGATGGACACCGTGCCGGAGGCGGCGACGATCCGCGCCATGCACCCGGACGACCTCGGGCCGATCAAGGCGATCCTGAAGCGCTACCTCACCGAGTGGACGGGCGGCCCCAGGCTCTACTCCCCCGAAAAGGGCCACCCGCGCCTGCGCTCCCGCCACGTCGGCTTTCCCATCGGCGAGGCGGAGCGCGACGCGTGGCTGTCGTGCATGCGCACCGCTCTCTCGGTCGCGATCGCCGACGACGTCGCGCGCATCGAGATCTATACCAACATGGCAAAGCTCGCCGACTGGATGCGCAACCTGCCGGGCAACCCCCACGACGCCCGCCGCGCCGGGCACTGA
- a CDS encoding 2Fe-2S iron-sulfur cluster-binding protein — protein MTTITIMPSGKTIEAAEGISILAALLENDPEFPHKCNGNAKCGSCHIFVQEGRKGVSRVTREENEKLDTIVGVGSKSRLACQATVLGTEDIRIEILGFASGF, from the coding sequence ATGACGACCATCACCATCATGCCGTCCGGCAAGACCATCGAAGCCGCCGAGGGCATATCGATCCTCGCGGCACTTCTCGAGAACGATCCGGAGTTTCCGCACAAGTGCAACGGCAACGCCAAGTGCGGCTCGTGCCACATCTTCGTCCAGGAGGGCCGCAAGGGCGTCTCCAGAGTGACCCGCGAGGAGAACGAGAAGCTCGACACGATCGTCGGCGTCGGCTCCAAGTCGCGCCTCGCCTGTCAGGCGACGGTCCTAGGCACCGAGGACATCCGCATCGAGATCCTCGGCTTCGCATCAGGCTTCTGA
- a CDS encoding DegT/DnrJ/EryC1/StrS family aminotransferase has product MSGAGDGRAAHLTLVEPDEAAPLVEAEGRILLSDPDVTAAELEAVEAVIRSPRISAGSVVDAFETAFAEMLGRRYAIAVPSGTIGLRLVLDACGIGPGDEVIASSFSWREAVHAVRLVGATPVFADIDYWSGTLAPNKVEPKITGKTRAIVAGNTNGHPAAWDDLAGLAAAHGLALIEDSTEAIGSRYKGRLVGTFGAASVFDFAQPAAVTCGEGGMVVTDDVDIAVTLRRHRARSLGERTSVVAGATPPLHAMMSDLTAALGLAQLRRLPEILTARKRVEDDYLGVMRSFEGIKPPYIAPDVTEVHWFLYLVHLGTRFPKSGRDAIIEDLATEEVEAAAYSSPLHLQRHYRDLGWNRGDLYVTEKVADRAIALPFHAHLDAAEIAFIVETMKDSSVNVGAGAAIY; this is encoded by the coding sequence ATGAGCGGCGCGGGCGATGGCCGTGCCGCCCACCTGACGCTCGTCGAGCCGGACGAGGCGGCCCCCCTCGTCGAGGCGGAGGGCCGCATCCTCCTCTCCGACCCGGATGTCACCGCCGCCGAGCTCGAAGCGGTCGAGGCGGTCATCCGTTCGCCGCGCATTTCCGCCGGGTCCGTGGTGGACGCCTTCGAGACCGCTTTCGCGGAGATGCTCGGCCGCCGTTACGCCATCGCCGTGCCGAGCGGCACCATCGGCCTGCGGCTGGTCCTCGACGCCTGCGGGATCGGTCCCGGCGACGAGGTGATCGCCTCGTCATTCTCCTGGCGCGAGGCGGTCCACGCGGTCCGACTCGTCGGCGCGACGCCCGTCTTCGCCGACATCGACTACTGGTCCGGCACGCTCGCCCCGAACAAGGTCGAGCCGAAGATTACCGGGAAGACCCGCGCCATCGTGGCCGGCAACACCAACGGCCATCCGGCGGCGTGGGATGACCTCGCCGGTCTCGCCGCCGCGCACGGTCTCGCGCTGATCGAGGATTCCACCGAGGCGATCGGCTCGCGCTACAAGGGTCGCCTCGTCGGCACGTTCGGCGCCGCGTCGGTGTTCGACTTCGCCCAGCCCGCCGCGGTCACCTGCGGCGAAGGCGGCATGGTCGTCACCGACGACGTCGACATCGCCGTGACGCTCCGCCGCCACCGCGCCCGAAGCCTCGGCGAGCGCACCTCCGTCGTTGCCGGCGCCACTCCGCCGCTCCATGCCATGATGAGCGACCTCACCGCCGCCCTCGGCCTCGCGCAGTTGCGGCGACTGCCGGAGATCCTCACGGCCCGCAAGCGCGTGGAGGACGACTACCTCGGCGTGATGCGCTCCTTCGAGGGCATCAAGCCGCCCTACATCGCCCCCGATGTCACGGAGGTGCACTGGTTCCTCTATCTGGTGCACCTCGGCACGCGCTTCCCGAAGTCGGGCCGCGACGCGATCATCGAGGACCTCGCCACCGAGGAGGTCGAGGCGGCGGCCTATTCGAGCCCGCTCCACCTCCAGCGCCACTACCGCGACCTCGGCTGGAACCGCGGCGACCTCTACGTCACCGAGAAGGTCGCCGACCGGGCCATCGCGCTTCCCTTCCACGCCCACCTCGACGCCGCGGAGATCGCCTTCATCGTGGAGACGATGAAGGACTCCTCGGTCAACGTCGGCGCGGGCGCCGCCATCTACTGA
- a CDS encoding nitrogen fixation protein NifZ, translated as MTDASPSRPPLPLEPRTPKYDWGQRIACLADLYNDGSYPELAADALLVRAGEKGEIVRVGMHTDTNTPIYLVEFDSTRVVGCTEDEIAPVH; from the coding sequence ATGACCGACGCCAGCCCGTCCCGCCCGCCGCTCCCGCTCGAGCCGCGCACCCCGAAGTACGACTGGGGGCAGCGCATCGCGTGCCTCGCCGACCTCTACAACGACGGCTCCTATCCCGAGCTCGCCGCCGATGCCCTCCTCGTGCGGGCGGGCGAGAAGGGCGAGATCGTCCGCGTCGGCATGCACACCGACACCAACACGCCGATCTACCTCGTGGAGTTCGACAGCACCCGTGTCGTCGGCTGCACCGAGGACGAGATCGCACCGGTCCACTGA
- a CDS encoding nitrogen fixation protein NifZ encodes MTNIVRDSDVVELAGPPVFNYGDKVRARRNVRNDGTYAGKEIGDLLVKKGEEGYVVHIGTFLQQFYIYGVEFLVSGNRVGMKRKELDAAFEDEEEDDILFPGEVRPVEVAR; translated from the coding sequence ATGACCAACATCGTCCGCGACAGCGACGTCGTCGAACTCGCCGGCCCACCGGTGTTCAACTACGGCGACAAGGTCCGCGCGCGGCGCAACGTGCGCAACGACGGCACCTACGCCGGCAAGGAGATCGGCGACCTCCTCGTGAAGAAGGGCGAGGAGGGCTACGTCGTTCACATCGGCACCTTCCTGCAGCAGTTCTACATCTACGGCGTGGAGTTCCTCGTCAGCGGCAACCGTGTCGGCATGAAGCGCAAGGAGCTCGACGCGGCCTTCGAGGACGAGGAGGAGGACGACATCCTCTTCCCCGGCGAAGTGCGCCCGGTGGAGGTCGCCCGATGA